The following DNA comes from Astatotilapia calliptera chromosome 6, fAstCal1.2, whole genome shotgun sequence.
TTGGAAGTGTACAAACTGAGcagaaaatctgtttattaCAATAACACACAATGGGGTGGATGGGTGGTTTTATATGTCTGAGCATTTTCATCTGTCATGGATAGCAGAAGGTCCACagtgaaaaaaatcacagaatcCAAGAATACACAGTAGCTACAGGAAAGGAGGAATTCAGGGAAAGCTGAGGTTTTACAAGAAGTGAATGAGGAAGACAGGAAGTCAAACAAAAGAGATAGAtcagaaagacaaaacacacacaggcaaaacACAAGGACATCAAAAAGAACCCAAACATCAGGAACCAGATAAAAGCCCTGAGTGGAAACAATCACTCAGATATTCACAagaatgcaaaaacacatacaATCAAACTCACGAGCTATATCATTACAGATCTGACACAGTTCAAGTATGaataaatgtgttaattagatattgaaaaaaaataccaaaaagaaatcacaagaaGAAAGTCATGGTGATGACTGGTTTTGTGACCCTATTAAAAAAGCAATGAATGATTTTAACAGTGGTAAACATTAGTGTTTGTAATGAGATGcacacaaaatcaaataaaagacaaactgtttttttttttactgaaatgtTTAACAAGtgcctctcttttttcttttattctttttactgaCTTCATGACTTTAGTTTAAAGCACTTTTCTAACTGCTAGAAACTATAAaaggtaaaaatgtttttcaatttttgaattcaattttatttatacaaatcacagcaacagtcgtcTCAAGGCAcattatactgtaaggtagaccctacaataatacatatcACAGTTTAACCTTACTTTCAAATGTTCTTCTTTACAAAACTCCTTTTCCAGTAAAAGGCGGGAGGTGTATGTGAGGTATATGCTACACCACTGTCATTAGAAAAACTTCCACacaataataagaaaaacaaacactgcggtGCCCTCCCATGGTTTAGCCTCAAAACACAATGAGTTCATATGGGAGTGCTGTGAGTTGACATAGTTCACCTGTAAGGTCATAAAAGCTGGCCCAGGTACTTACACTTACTTTCCAACAGCTGATCTCTAACCTGTTTTTTTAAGCTTACACCCACCAAGCCTGTTACAGCGGCATCCAAATTCACTGATTTCAACAGTTTTTagcttttaatttattgtttattttatgctGTCGATCTGTTGTAAGTTAATGCCAGACTGTTACATTTGTatcaatatataaaatgtattaatatcAATAAGGTtttattacttaaaataaaacctttactggtcagaaaaaaaatatggatttacttacctggatgattgagcatgcatcaagacttaATTATGGAGTATTTACACTTTAATAGGGTGAGGCGTAAATGTGGGTCTTTAGAGTGATTCTAAATGAAAGAGGTTGCTGTAAATGTCAGTAATGTCAAATTCATCAGAAATTGTTGTGTAGTATCTGATATTGCTTGGACTTGTAGTTCAGGGAGTGAacaaaagttgttgtttttttcagatgaagtagattctgttcatctggacgttgcGTTTTCACAGGGGGAAGAGTTTCGTCACTCATGGCGACTTCCTCAGTCTggtttccagtttaggtttctactgaaactagcaccactgacaaACAATGGGTCACTGCCAGTCTTCTGTTACAGAAGAGttgaaactgaaatgttttatcTTTTCTATTCAAACCGTCTGGCCGACTCTTTGTAAAATTAACAAATACAGCTGGTGTCCAGAAACGTCGCTCCAGTATTTTTAGTACAAACGTATTGTAGAATAAAGCATCGTTCTCCATATAGATTACAAACACTAAACTTGTGTGATGTTTCCTGTGTGGTCATCAGTGTTGTTTTGGCGACTGATCATCAAAACCTTTAGAAGCTGTGGTATAAACTTGAGTAAACATTTAGCTCCAGCATTACCAGTATTGCTCATAGGTCTGTTCGTGCATCATGATAACATCAGACATCAGGACGTGTGAAAACAACAAGAAGATGATGGGTGTGTGTACTATTTTGTATAACTTATCTATATAATGGCATAATAGTTTTGTAGCggtgtttttaaaattattgttcTGCACTGCAAGTCTTACAGTCATGTCaacaatttttaaatattttgctaatGTATCTGTAAAATTGTAAAACTGAGGAATAATATAGAGATTTTAATACAATTTTAATAGTGCCCCAGAATGAAGAAAGTATGACTAAACAGGGCTtcaatctttgttttgtttttttctcctgcacAGTGAAAGCTAGAGAAGTGGCTCCTGGCAATTTTAGTTTTAACCAGAAGAGAGCAGGATTTGACAGTATTTCTACTGCAACACAATTTGTATGCATtgagaaacaaacaagacaaaCCTTACGGCGGGATCACTAAAATAGTTTATAAATAGCTGGGTCTGACTGCACGCAAATTTTTTTTCCCAATCTGGAAAATGttcaggtgtgtgtatgtttgcctGTGGTGAATTCAGTTGACTGGACATGATAGAAAAGGTATATTTGGAAGAAAATGATTAAGACACGAAGAGATATATGAAAATAGTGCTGTAGAGCtttcccacatagcaaaattggtatggcccggatctggcccacataccgcaaagaatgacgacCCTTttgtggcccacacatgggccagaacaaggccagttgcagacacacaggTGGTGCTGTGCTGGTGTGGATTACCTCTGGCAAAACTGATCTGGGCCACCATTCTTTGTGGTATGAGGGCCATGTGTAAGATTTGTGCAGCCATGGGCCAGTTGCAGATtgctcaaagtgctctatacaacatgctacattcacccaatcacacactttctctaaatcgagtgcttcctaacttcatactcttgacatgcagactagaGGTTATACTACACCATAGCAGtgtagtattgcaacatggcatttgtgtcttctaactaaaatagacACCGGCCAGTCAGAAaatgccagcttgatgccagatccAGGCgggacctgttttctatgagcctgggccacataaaccaaaccacaatcgagCCAGATATGGCATCCCATCATatagacagtgccatctatgccagtTCTGCCCCATATCTGGATGGCATACGTCTTAAAATGCCAGAAGGCAGCCAGCAGTGCCAGCTTGATACCAGATCCAggccagacctgcttgctatgtTGGTTGCTATTGTTGTGGAGTTAAAGactaaaaacccaaacaaacaaactttactAAACCTTAAAACCCCACACTAAAAAAACaggccatgttggatttacttcattcaatagtggacattggttgcacaTAATtattttgctttggcagaaacttaaacaactgagttaaatcaacacaacttttttatattcaataaacctgtgcattttgtgttcataaaacgcgattgaaacatgtttagatgaagtaaGGTGAgcttttggaatattttaatccttcgcaattttgtcattttatttcaacactattcaataacttttaccccaatactacttggtcacttaaatgctaaagtctagagtctggttAACATAAGAACTGAATGACGACTACCATCCTCCTTTCTCTATCCGGATTGCAGGGGGGCTGGTGTATAAACCTGAAGTGATGGggtaagaggcagggtacaccctggacagctcaccagtctatcacataGAGACAAACAATCATTTGCACTTACATTCAcagataatttagaatcacaaatTAACTAAACTCTAACACCTGAATGACTTTTAACTGTAACAGGAAACCAGAGAGAACACACTGCAAACTAGCCAGATTGTGCAtgtgaacccaggaccttcttgctgtgaggcaacagcactaaccaccaTGCAATAGCGACCAATAGCGATAGCAtacatgtggtgtgtgtgtagctgtccgCCTTATAACTtcagtgattttcctgcagtttgaaatcttgtgcgatcttgtgaatttcaCGATTCCAGCAACTAAgcactcttactagattgtatcatgtcatctcaacaagaacaaattaagttgttgaattccatacagatcctacatgatttaattatgttcaagatagaaacatgaaatttttgtgttcaaattacaaggTAGACTTTTTAAATGTAGCAACCACTCAATTTACTTTTTTCGGTATACCGAAAAAAGTAGAGGTGGCTGTGTGGTGGATTTTTGTATGATATGTATAACTATGTAACTATATACACTATATATCTATGTGCACtgaacatatatattttaactttcaTGTAGAGTCTTAAGCACAAGACATTTTGCTTCACCGAGGTTTATTAAGGTGGTACAGTAACAGGGCAGTTAATGTAAGGGGAGAGTTCTCCTGAATAATTTACTCCCCAGTAACTAACCTTCCCGAATACACACTCAACGTCTTTCATACAGCACAACCAAAACAGTAACATTGTAACAGAGATCCTGAACACATCACGATAAAATATCATACGatataatcacacacacacacacacacacacacacacacacacacacacacacacacacacacacacacacacacacacacacacacacacacacacacacatactttgaACTACACTGAAGTCTAACCTATGTCGTTATAAGATTATATATTATAAGATTGTGCCTCTTGCTGTGTAAGATTTAATAACTAGGATTAATGTGCGATGTTTGACCGTGTCATGACCTATTGTGATAAGCAAGAGCAAGGTCAGAGTCCTGACTGGCCTCTGGCCAAGACCTTGGCCGCTACCTGACACCTGCAGCTGTGTTTGGCTGGAGGACACGTGGGAAAGTTACCCAGCAGCAGGGGGCGGGGATACTGGTCCCTGGACAGTGGTGATTGGACAGACAGCGTCACGGAAGCTAAAGAGCAGACGAAGTATTGTGTGTGCAATGAACAGGgcagagcagaaataaacacaacactgctTGATAAGATTGTtaagttttgctgtgttttggtgaATATGTGCCCCAGTGTGGTTGTCAAACCAGGGCCAAATGAAACTTGCTCTTGTTGAGTATTCATAAAGCTGTTGTGTTGCATGTGTAGTTCATTGTAAATAATTGTACTTTGTGTGAAGTAgtttcaataaaacagaaaagaatagtatatttatttgtttgtttttcattcttgatctgttcacatgtacttagcaagtacataaaaatgaaatgcaaactaTTTACATGGCAACAGACAGCTGGCATCAATCTTGAaccaaaaaatgaaacattacaGGTTATTTGGAGCAGCACGTTGTTTGGAGAAGTATTTCCAAACAAGTTCAGGAAGGCACACTTTAAGAAAGAAGTCTTGTGCTTGCTTTAAATGCGGTTCCCAGAAATCCGAAGATGCGTATCACAGCAAGGTCTCTCTGTGTCCACACAACGAGGTCACAGTGGTTGCCGCCGGTAACAAAGATTTGTGTTTGTACCTGACAGTAGTATGGGTGCACCCGCTTCAACTGAAGACCATTAGCAGCTACCTCCAAGCAAAAGTCTTTGTCCTGTGCAGCCAATGCCTCCTTAATGCTGTCCGTTCATTGTTTAAAAGGACACTTTATCTCCAGACACCCCTTACCACAACAGTCACATATTGTGAGTCCGTCTGGAGATGCTCCGACTTCCGGAAAATTGGTGTTCACACAGAAACCACATAACCGAACCTGCAGATTGTGGTGATGCGATGCCATTATCTCGTTGTAGGCCTTTCTTGCGTCCTCTTCATGCTCGACACCCCACCTTGTTTGCACAGTAGAAAAGGTCCTTTCTGGGTAACACACACAATTCACAACACTATGGGCTGGAGTGTCCAAACTTGTAGCAAAACAGCATGCATAGCCGAAGCTGTGATTCTCCCTGCACGCCAGCGAAACCATGCAGGGGTCATGTGCTGCGATCTAGTCTGTGCTTCAATTTCTTCAATGTGGGTGACTGTGTAGTGTAGTTGGTGTAATAGTTTTCTATTCCACACAAACTCACTGCTTTGCTGTGGTCCTGCAGTGTATCCAGTAATGCTGAAAAATCCTCCAGCGTTGCAATAGGAATCTGCCTTTTTTGCGATCGCCTCCTTTTGCCTCTCGATGCAGAGGGTGTGTTTATGATTTCATCAAGACCAAGTTTTTGGGCAGCTGCTGAGGAGAAGTCAATGTTATGTGCAACCTccggctgtatcttggtcatatttcCGGGCAATACCCAATATGCAGGCTCGTCTGTTACAGTTCTGGTGCCTCTGATACGCACTGTAGACTCGACTTTAAACAAAAGAGCAGCGACATGGGTGCAGGTCTCTGCAACTCCGGCCATGCATGTGCAGTGAGCAGCCTCAACCCTCCCATTGGTGCTCACAATGACCCATGGCTGTAATGCAGTTTCATTCAGTCGTTGTGAGTGCagtacctgaaacacacaaaagccACTTTTAATAAAAGGTCTGTAATTAACCAAGGCTAATATAGATGGGTTGGCTGTACGTGCAAATCAAAAACTGTAACAAGGAAGTTGTTTAGAAAGTTATCAAGTTCAAACCGACTTACCTTTGTCTTAACGACAACATTTTTAAGCGTGGAGGCTTAAAGATGGACAAATCTTGCACCCGGCCTTTTGTGAATTGGATGTGGGCCTCCAGGGATTTATAATTCTTAAACTGGTTCGCTGTGTatgcgctgactccacagacaaggtatgCGAAGATATCGGGATAGGACAACGGCAGTAGGTCGTCTGGGTTTCCACTCCACTTGcttatttcatacgggtccacattaccGGTGCACGCAATTTTTTCAAAGCACCGCTTCTTGACGTCTTGGCGCAATCGGTCGCGATACAGCCCTTTGTCTTTTGCGCTTTGCAAATAACACTAAAAGCCTTTTAATAGTGATATGAATTAATTTAGAACTCACCAGAAAGAAAATGCCGTgagcaaaccaacaaaaaggTGTGGATTGCAGAGAACTCGATATCTGCTTGTCTCACCGCTGCAATCCAAGCCTGATGTCTTTGTTTAGTAATATCGGATACATGGGATCCCTCACGTTGCCTCCAGGATGGAAAACGATGAAAAGAGAGCCCGTTATCCAGCTTCTTGCCTTCACGATCGTGTGATCTAACGTTGCAACCGACAACAAAACACGTACGAACCATAGCTGAAGCTGTATCCTGTGTCTGGCCTACTGTCATGGCGGAGGGGGGCGTGGCCCAcctcccgtgacatcacgccCAAAGCCCTATAAGTGGACCAGAGGACACCCCCAgcactttttccccctctgctgtttctctctgtccGTCTCTGTGTTGCTCTACTGTCTGTGCTTAAGGCTGTACACCCCGGGGTTTTGCTTTGCTTGCTTTCTGCTATGTAATTCTCTTGCTAAATGTCTGTATGTATTTTTCCTGCTGTTCATATGATTCAGTGTATTAAACTCTGTTCCAAGAATTCTACTCTTTTCCAGGGCATCTTTTTGAGTGTCTTGACTTTAATTGCGACCACAGCTGCTcaactgagatggatgccttcctcAAACCACAATCCAAAGCGCGCAAGACTGAAATCCTCATTTAACATTGCtatattattgacttacttcactcgAACATGATATGGAAAATTTAATCTACcctctctgcatatcatgtaatttctacactatatagttacacttaactttaaagcatgaggcaattgtgttaaatatgcttacataaatccaagagatagCCAATCCCTTTTTTCAGTGCAGGTCAgaggcccaggaccatgacgagtatctttttattcattgaaaccttttttttgcacatcCAGTCAGATTTCCGTGTGTCCATGAGTCATATCACTTTAAACAGTTGTTTAGAATTGGTGTTTAAAGAGGTGGAAGTATTATTACTTAAGcaatgtgtttcagtctgttgcCTTCGTCAGGCACATGTTTTAGTTATACTCTATAATCTATATAACGTAATGTGACTGAatgcaattatttttttggaagaaacatttttcaaagcAGGTATGTTCATTTGTCTTTGTTGGTAAAGTGCAGGAGTTGATACTTTCTTTATTGGATTTCCACCGTCAGAACAACTTGAACTGTACACGAGACATTCAATAGTCACAGGAatttacctttttttatttattgcagtGATTTTCACTTATTCATGTGTTAAGTTCCATGAAGTATAACCAAGCTAAATTTTCTTTGTGCATAGTAATAATGCCAATTAAAACTACTGCTAAAGATCTGACCGGTGGGGCTCTTTTTGATGTCTGAAACGTGTGGGTCATTTCATTTAAAGAAGTTATTCACACTTCCgtacaatcttttttttctcatgtatacatttttatttttgtattagtCTTTAAAAGCTAGAGCTAATGTCACTGTCCAAGTCAGTATTATCATTGTATCAGTATCATCATAATAGTAAAGAGTTTCTTTTGTCACAGGATGTCGCACATCGTCACTCCACATCAAACAGGCAGGAAACCATTGGTGTGTGACCTCTTTTTGTGTCTACACAgagtatgagaaaaaaaaagtcagtttacGCTGTCACTTCTGCAAAGATGACACGACTCTACTGGGCCATGTTATTGATCGGGTTTTGTTCCAGTTCAGGTACGTCCACAtcattttcttaaaatattttattgttttaatgcagCTGAAATCTGCTTGCAACAATATTTACATAACTAATTTAGAAGGATAGCTTCAATGAGTGATTTACGTCACGTTGATGTTTGCTGTGCGTCTCTAGTGCAGATGTCTctgttttattctgtatttgtcCATCATCTAATCAAACATGTTGCCTCTTCTATAACAGAGAGCACTATAATCATCAGAGAGCCTGGTGAGAGCATCACTTTGAAGTGCTCATCAGAAGGATGCCCCCAAAACAATGATGGATATGCTGGGATGTATCTGTATCATAACTTTATTGAACAGAAAGAGGTGTATTTCTATGGTAACTATGCCAACAGCAAAATCATGGAGCGACCACGATACGAAGGCAGGATTGAGTCAAACGGCGCTCCCATGAACCACAACATCACCATCAGCAACTTGACCGTGGATGATTCTGGTGTCTACACTTGTGTCTACAAAGAATCCGCTGACAAAGGTGTCAACTGCAATGTCTACACAGTTTTCGTGAGAGgtgagtttctgttttttcctcgtTAAAGATTCTGCGACCTTGTTCTGCAGCTCACAAGCCTGTAGAATCAGCCAAGGACAGTGGACTGCAT
Coding sequences within:
- the LOC113023259 gene encoding V-set and immunoglobulin domain-containing protein 1-like, encoding MTRLYWAMLLIGFCSSSESTIIIREPGESITLKCSSEGCPQNNDGYAGMYLYHNFIEQKEVYFYGNYANSKIMERPRYEGRIESNGAPMNHNITISNLTVDDSGVYTCVYKESADKGVNCNVYTVFVREVAPCLGQDDLPTSVLVVITCTYLSVLLIIIFILLIVHRVKQRKSCRRLSRSSQQEPDDYVYEVMTKNSLYTLATSPQQS